In Candidatus Babeliales bacterium, the DNA window AAATTGCCTTTATAATGTTCAAGCAAGATGGCAAAAAAACGTTCAAGAGAACCATAAATAGCACGATGAATAATAACCGGACGTTTTTTTTTGCCACTTGAAGCAACATAGGTCAGATCAAAATTTTCTGGTTGGAAAAAATCAACTTGAATAGTGCCGCATTGCCATTCACGTTTCATCGAATCTAAAATTTTAAATTCAATTTTTGGTCCATAAAATGCTCCTTCACCTTCTTGAATGGTATATTCAAGATTGCTTTTTTTAAGCGCATTTTCTAAAGCTTTTTCAGCTTTGTGCCATAATTCATCAGAACCCATTGCACTTTCTGGTTTAGTAGATAATGCAACTTTAATATTAGGAAAATCAAATCTTTTTAATACGGCATATGTTAACTCAATAATATCTTGAATTTCGGTTTCTAATTGTTCAACTGAACACATAATATGGGCATCATCTTGGGTGAATGCGCGTACTCGCAGTAAACCATGTAAAACACCGGATAGCTCATGCCTATGCACGAGGCCAAATTCTGAAAGGCGTAAGGGAAGCTCGCGGTAAGAATGAGGGCGCTCATTATATAATAAAAATGCGCCAGGACAATTCATAGGTTTAATTGCGTAGGTTTCGTCATCAATATCGCAAAAATACATATTATCTTTATAAAATGCATAATGTCCTGAACGTTTCCATAATTCATCATTTAAAAGCATTGGTGTGGAAATTTCTTGATAATTATGTTGTGTTTGGAGTTTTCTTAGATAATTAGTTAATTCATTCAGAATTATTTTGCCTTTAGGATGGAAAAATGGAAAACCAATTGCTTCTGGATGAAAAGAAAAGAAATCAAGTTGCTTTCCTAATTTTCGATGATCAAACTGTGCCGCCTGTTCTTTACGCGCAAGATACTCATCTAAATCTTCTTGGGAATAAAATGCAGTTCCTGAAATTCGT includes these proteins:
- the thrS gene encoding threonine--tRNA ligase, coding for MNDNKNDLPKLRHSAAHLLAHAIKELYPNTLLTIGPATKEGFFYDFLPEKNFKLEDLPAIEKRMHEIADRNLPITHTQIPKDKAREIFAGNPFKLELIEQIPDNTVGLSQQGDFYDLCRGGHVDSTGEIKHFTLLGISGAYWRADKKNAALQRISGTAFYSQEDLDEYLARKEQAAQFDHRKLGKQLDFFSFHPEAIGFPFFHPKGKIILNELTNYLRKLQTQHNYQEISTPMLLNDELWKRSGHYAFYKDNMYFCDIDDETYAIKPMNCPGAFLLYNERPHSYRELPLRLSEFGLVHRHELSGVLHGLLRVRAFTQDDAHIMCSVEQLETEIQDIIELTYAVLKRFDFPNIKVALSTKPESAMGSDELWHKAEKALENALKKSNLEYTIQEGEGAFYGPKIEFKILDSMKREWQCGTIQVDFFQPENFDLTYVASSGKKKRPVIIHRAIYGSLERFFAILLEHYKGNLPFWLAPVQIKILTITDAQKDYAASILDILKKQHLRAEMDTTSDPISGQIKNAQMEKIPWMLVLGKKEEANNTITLRYFDGKQEFNLSIDDILQKAHELQK